In a single window of the Mesorhizobium shangrilense genome:
- a CDS encoding AAA family ATPase, which produces MDAGLTTIPEADIEKHRATAQSMITRIVVLEDASAQSATPLAGTGRRFVSTVSTGAVRRTREVELTKTVMAVRPDDQLMGIGQHALLYRARRGLAVALAIADVFARGSELESLQARNARAPLEGEEATLFKKLLSASAYVSAFSFASYLSQLIDSEGEPPNDIAEPDFLFDTAQDALKSMVAGLDRAIAGAKDDAELMTRADAFARVAIEGLLTRKGRFDGLGTFENAHIRIDADDFTLDGFDVAPGKKSKPLVMTFKKPEEVVGNHIAKYQSVKLAKMLMAYDFDRQMNPFVELGGFLFTFIGDGAPGTGKTTLIQMIAGLVNDYCQVAGYPFHYENFGVDQISSYQGKSGQNCRAFIDNVLNPRAIGFGTIDDIDQVAAKRSDDRASAGQHEITGVLMAAFSGAMTVVRGNCSFGMFSNYPENVDDALRQRAGARWLVDGPQTREDYIDIFVLLAGKNHQIPLGDHELYAAQEIQRAVDTAYESHAKPHEDGLMKVYDRFMNENGAPKTLADIGEYLHTIKEAEPRFTGRAIKNVTDAIKMRAMDIELPDDWFEKPETFMHKPYDEKKAMVEELRGPFDMTMVMQEINRYADSEFRYSDRADDSAVQKLLRDARLRERAAREMEELKQKGLWNA; this is translated from the coding sequence ATGGACGCTGGCCTGACCACGATCCCCGAAGCCGACATCGAGAAGCATCGCGCAACGGCGCAGTCGATGATCACCCGCATCGTCGTGCTGGAGGATGCGTCGGCCCAGTCGGCCACGCCGCTGGCCGGCACCGGCCGCCGCTTCGTCTCGACCGTCTCCACCGGCGCGGTGCGCAGGACCCGCGAGGTCGAGCTGACGAAAACCGTCATGGCGGTCAGGCCAGACGACCAGCTCATGGGGATCGGCCAGCACGCCCTGCTCTACCGCGCCCGGCGCGGGCTGGCGGTGGCGCTTGCCATCGCCGACGTTTTTGCGCGCGGCAGCGAGCTGGAGAGCCTGCAGGCCAGGAACGCACGTGCGCCGCTCGAAGGCGAAGAGGCGACGCTGTTCAAGAAACTGCTCAGCGCCTCCGCTTATGTCTCGGCGTTCTCGTTCGCCTCGTATCTGTCGCAGCTCATCGACTCGGAGGGCGAGCCGCCGAACGACATCGCCGAGCCCGACTTCCTGTTCGACACGGCGCAGGACGCGCTGAAGTCGATGGTCGCCGGCCTCGACCGCGCGATCGCCGGCGCCAAGGACGACGCCGAGCTGATGACCCGCGCCGATGCCTTCGCCCGGGTCGCCATCGAAGGGCTGTTGACGCGAAAAGGCCGGTTCGACGGCCTCGGCACGTTCGAGAACGCCCACATCCGCATCGACGCGGACGACTTCACCCTCGACGGCTTTGATGTCGCCCCCGGCAAGAAATCCAAGCCGCTGGTGATGACCTTCAAGAAGCCGGAAGAGGTCGTCGGCAACCACATCGCAAAATATCAGTCGGTGAAACTGGCCAAGATGCTGATGGCCTATGACTTCGACCGCCAGATGAACCCTTTCGTGGAGCTCGGCGGCTTCCTCTTCACCTTCATCGGCGACGGCGCGCCGGGCACCGGAAAGACGACGCTGATCCAGATGATCGCAGGGCTGGTCAACGACTACTGCCAGGTCGCCGGCTACCCGTTCCACTACGAGAATTTTGGCGTCGACCAGATCTCTTCCTACCAGGGCAAGTCGGGCCAGAACTGCCGCGCCTTCATCGACAACGTGCTCAATCCACGCGCCATCGGCTTCGGCACCATAGACGACATCGACCAGGTGGCGGCCAAGCGCTCGGACGACCGCGCCTCGGCCGGCCAGCACGAGATCACCGGCGTACTCATGGCCGCCTTCTCGGGCGCCATGACGGTGGTGCGCGGCAACTGCTCCTTCGGCATGTTCTCCAACTATCCGGAGAATGTCGACGACGCGCTGCGCCAGCGGGCTGGCGCGCGCTGGCTGGTCGACGGTCCGCAGACCCGCGAGGACTACATCGACATTTTTGTCCTGCTCGCCGGAAAGAACCACCAGATCCCGCTCGGCGACCACGAGCTCTATGCCGCGCAGGAGATCCAGCGCGCGGTCGACACGGCCTATGAGAGCCACGCGAAGCCGCACGAGGACGGCCTGATGAAGGTCTATGATCGCTTCATGAATGAGAACGGCGCGCCGAAGACGCTGGCCGACATCGGCGAATACCTCCACACCATCAAGGAGGCGGAGCCGCGCTTCACCGGCCGCGCGATCAAGAACGTCACCGATGCCATCAAGATGCGCGCCATGGACATCGAGCTGCCCGACGACTGGTTCGAGAAGCCCGAAACCTTCATGCACAAGCCCTACGACGAGAAGAAGGCGATGGTGGAGGAACTGCGCGGGCCGTTCGACATGACGATGGTCATGCAGGAGATCAACCGCTACGCCGACTCCGAATTCCGCTATTCCGACCGCGCCGACGACTCCGCGGTCCAGAAACTGCTGCGCGACGCGCGCCTGCGCGAGCGGGCGGCGCGTGAGATGGAGGAGCTGAAGCAGAAGGGGCTGTGGAATGCGTGA
- a CDS encoding DUF2333 family protein, with translation MLEPIVNFVTRIFQWIGRGIGWVIGILLWPFAWAGHWYAGRGWTVKGVVGLILAGIVFMYGYFFYVTQVWKGFDPDYPTRIEAASSTAQATNVVAGDPIAADTAGSGQAGQPATGGTSGQTATPPAAQSCKRSEIAAVAADLVDFNVNQNAWISSMLASKLGFFGVPWRNTPFFDNKAAFQLGINQVLRRTTTELVDALGRARGTSRIDQNLQDARTALAWDEDAWYIGLRGPTRPTPSVYREAIAKLRAFNASLEKCQSTFDARADNLLQFLDRIAGDIGSTSDILRGQIEASDAGWFDPRADDRFWFAYGQLYAYYGMLNATRTDFSAVIRERNITTLWDTMQTQMRDALNMQPWIISNGNESSFLFPSHLATMGFNLLRARSQIVEIRQVLDR, from the coding sequence ATGCTGGAACCGATCGTCAACTTCGTCACGCGCATCTTCCAATGGATCGGGCGCGGCATCGGCTGGGTGATCGGCATCCTGCTGTGGCCGTTCGCGTGGGCCGGCCATTGGTACGCCGGGCGGGGTTGGACCGTGAAGGGCGTGGTCGGGCTGATCCTCGCCGGCATCGTCTTCATGTACGGCTATTTCTTCTACGTCACCCAGGTCTGGAAGGGGTTCGATCCGGACTACCCGACCCGGATCGAAGCAGCTTCCAGCACCGCCCAGGCGACGAACGTCGTTGCCGGCGACCCGATCGCGGCCGACACTGCAGGTTCCGGCCAGGCCGGGCAGCCGGCGACCGGCGGGACGAGCGGCCAAACCGCCACGCCGCCGGCCGCGCAAAGCTGCAAGCGCTCCGAAATTGCCGCCGTGGCGGCTGATCTCGTCGACTTCAACGTCAACCAGAACGCATGGATCTCCTCCATGCTCGCCTCCAAGCTAGGCTTTTTCGGAGTTCCGTGGCGCAACACGCCCTTCTTCGACAACAAGGCCGCCTTCCAGCTCGGCATCAATCAGGTGCTGCGCCGGACGACGACCGAGCTGGTTGACGCGCTCGGCCGCGCACGCGGTACCTCGCGCATCGACCAGAACCTGCAGGACGCACGCACCGCGCTCGCCTGGGACGAGGACGCCTGGTATATCGGCCTGCGCGGGCCGACCCGTCCGACGCCCAGCGTCTACCGCGAAGCGATCGCCAAGCTGCGGGCCTTCAACGCCAGCCTCGAAAAATGCCAGTCGACCTTCGACGCCCGCGCGGACAACCTCCTGCAGTTCCTCGACCGCATCGCCGGCGACATCGGCTCGACCTCCGACATCCTGCGCGGCCAGATAGAAGCCTCCGACGCCGGCTGGTTCGATCCGCGTGCCGACGATCGTTTCTGGTTCGCCTATGGCCAGCTCTACGCCTATTACGGGATGCTGAACGCGACGCGCACGGATTTCTCGGCTGTCATCCGCGAGCGCAACATCACCACGTTGTGGGATACGATGCAGACCCAGATGCGCGATGCGCTCAACATGCAGCCCTGGATCATCTCCAACGGCAACGAGTCCAGCTTCCTGTTCCCCTCGCATCTGGCGACGATGGGCTTCAACCTGCTGCGCGCCCGCTCCCAGATCGTCGAGATTCGTCAGGTGCTCGACCGGTAG
- a CDS encoding DUF6638 family protein, with product MDLLRDNELIYGRLLPVDQKHLIERYNKALVAFGLKPTKLEKFEIDRTGFSPQVAEELGDVQYLDPNEVNRRFIILTPEQIDLPVVHTAFSNTSQLLYEFMTANQRAVDALTIKDVIYGEIEDSVSKVETIEDLLSIQQVAFRVLSAEDVLGKAAELGTLVDRLKQEPDAWRDNDMLNRMVDLAKVCGDIRENALVPDQVIFRHNAFWTSHFGGVYIFVDKDVTTVIANPSAPGFRRSRPWQVSYLSLNDADRVFRFLASTGRVELPRASWIETSDYLEHRAEMLVRDLIHKAEPERDISKLDKVWLQTWIHSNAALIKREGTFPFLNAAKRDIARYGQLKLEDVLPEHRFLLVRAKPNHPDAWLTNRLISDFVPFDFVSRYIFNKQGFYRDYKTFAEPWRSHVVDVLKTTYLKDKAGFRKQLYGLTD from the coding sequence ATGGACCTCCTGCGCGACAATGAGCTGATCTACGGCCGCCTGCTGCCGGTCGATCAGAAGCACCTGATCGAGCGCTACAACAAGGCGCTGGTGGCGTTCGGTTTGAAGCCCACCAAGCTCGAGAAGTTCGAGATCGACCGCACCGGCTTCTCGCCGCAGGTCGCGGAGGAACTCGGCGACGTGCAGTACCTCGACCCCAACGAGGTCAACCGCCGCTTCATCATCCTGACGCCCGAGCAGATCGACCTGCCGGTGGTGCACACAGCCTTCTCCAACACCTCGCAGCTTCTCTACGAGTTCATGACCGCCAACCAGCGCGCCGTGGACGCGCTGACCATCAAGGACGTCATATACGGCGAGATCGAGGACTCGGTCTCCAAGGTCGAGACCATCGAGGACCTTCTGTCGATCCAGCAGGTGGCGTTCCGCGTGCTCTCGGCGGAGGACGTGCTCGGCAAGGCGGCCGAGCTCGGCACGCTGGTCGATCGCCTGAAGCAGGAGCCGGACGCCTGGCGCGACAACGACATGCTCAACCGCATGGTCGATCTCGCCAAGGTCTGCGGCGACATCCGCGAAAACGCGTTGGTGCCGGACCAGGTCATCTTCCGCCACAACGCCTTCTGGACCAGCCACTTCGGCGGCGTCTACATCTTCGTCGACAAGGACGTGACGACGGTGATCGCCAATCCCAGCGCGCCGGGCTTTCGCCGCTCGCGGCCCTGGCAGGTGAGCTACCTGTCGCTCAACGACGCCGACCGGGTGTTCCGCTTCCTCGCCTCGACCGGCCGCGTGGAATTGCCCCGCGCGTCATGGATCGAGACGTCGGACTATCTCGAGCATCGGGCCGAGATGCTGGTGCGCGACCTGATCCACAAGGCCGAACCGGAACGTGACATCTCCAAGCTCGACAAGGTGTGGCTGCAGACCTGGATCCACTCCAATGCCGCCCTGATCAAGCGCGAGGGCACCTTTCCGTTCCTGAACGCCGCCAAGCGTGACATCGCCCGATACGGCCAGCTGAAGCTCGAGGATGTGTTGCCGGAGCACCGCTTCCTCCTGGTGCGGGCCAAGCCGAACCATCCGGACGCCTGGCTGACCAACCGGTTGATCTCGGACTTCGTGCCGTTCGACTTCGTCTCACGCTACATCTTCAACAAGCAGGGCTTCTACAGGGATTACAAAACCTTCGCCGAGCCCTGGCGCAGCCATGTTGTCGACGTGCTGAAAACCACGTATCTCAAGGACAAGGCCGGCTTTCGCAAGCAGCTTTACGGCCTGACCGACTGA
- a CDS encoding type II toxin-antitoxin system Phd/YefM family antitoxin — translation MRQVGTFEAKNRLSALIDLVQEGEEIEITRNGKPVARLVPAGGRDLEAARRAAEGLRAIRARSNPGPESLKDLVNEGRRY, via the coding sequence ATGCGGCAAGTCGGGACGTTTGAAGCAAAAAACAGACTGAGCGCACTTATCGATCTCGTGCAGGAGGGTGAGGAGATCGAGATTACGCGCAACGGGAAACCGGTGGCGCGACTGGTGCCGGCAGGAGGTCGAGATCTGGAAGCAGCACGCCGTGCGGCTGAAGGACTGCGCGCCATTCGGGCGCGGAGCAACCCTGGTCCCGAAAGCTTGAAGGATCTTGTCAACGAGGGTCGGCGCTATTGA
- a CDS encoding type II toxin-antitoxin system VapC family toxin produces the protein MTIVVDNSMAMAWTLIDERSAQADSILDQVMREGGHVPFTFRAEFANGLVMAGRRGRIDKVGRDDAIGFIETLQLAHEQADPERIGVAIDLAESHTLTVYDAIYLELARRKRLPLATFDKALAVAARRIGVALAVQ, from the coding sequence TTGACGATTGTCGTCGACAATTCCATGGCCATGGCCTGGACGCTGATAGACGAGCGCAGCGCACAGGCCGATTCCATCCTCGATCAGGTCATGCGTGAAGGTGGCCACGTGCCCTTCACATTCCGGGCGGAGTTCGCCAACGGCCTCGTCATGGCTGGCCGACGCGGCAGAATCGACAAGGTTGGTCGTGACGACGCTATCGGTTTCATCGAAACTCTTCAGTTGGCGCATGAGCAGGCCGATCCCGAAAGAATAGGCGTAGCGATCGATCTGGCGGAAAGCCACACGCTCACCGTATACGATGCGATTTACTTGGAACTCGCTCGGCGCAAGCGCCTGCCGCTGGCGACATTCGACAAGGCGTTGGCCGTTGCTGCACGGCGAATCGGCGTTGCGTTGGCTGTACAATAG